The following proteins come from a genomic window of Blastococcus sp. HT6-30:
- a CDS encoding molybdopterin-dependent oxidoreductase — MTAHPLPGPRPGRTGLLAGLLAAAAGEIAASATGRGRSPSSGLARGLVDASPAMLVDGGVALVGRADKPGLAVLAAGASGLAAAAGGALAGRRPVLGAAVATAPHAVGGYLALRRGDASARDTAAATAAGMLAAAAAVAPLRVPRSAVLAAAATATGAVVAADRRARRRGAAALRDRVALPTPVRPLPPVSAADAAPQTGVAPLLAQPGELVVIDVTVPEPRTDLGTWRLEVDGEVERPLSLPLRELLALPLEERDLLMICVHNPVGGDRMGCARWTGIGLAELLGRAGVSDGDGWLVAEAVDGYTNVLPLSVARAHGFLAVGMAGRPLPREHGSPARLLVSGRHGQDGNIKWLRRLTVTSTPPLSYWGSRGWADGTYPVHPAARIDAPGQHAHIEPGEIVVRGYAWAPPVGVDCVQLQVDGGPWTDATLGVDLGPDAWRPWTARWVATPGPHRLRVRCRTTTGQWQEEQTATPFPRGVHGIHAVPVHVGSGPVVPAIRRLVSDGATRMSWAARSVAAWRHRASSGSTTTWSAGGTS, encoded by the coding sequence ATGACCGCCCACCCCCTTCCTGGGCCGCGTCCCGGGCGGACCGGTCTGCTCGCCGGTCTGCTCGCCGCCGCGGCCGGTGAGATCGCCGCCTCCGCCACCGGCCGTGGCCGCTCGCCGTCCTCCGGCCTGGCCCGCGGCTTGGTCGACGCCTCCCCGGCGATGCTCGTCGACGGCGGTGTCGCCCTCGTCGGCCGGGCCGACAAACCGGGCCTGGCCGTGCTCGCGGCTGGTGCGAGCGGCCTCGCCGCGGCCGCCGGCGGCGCCCTGGCCGGCCGCCGTCCGGTGCTCGGCGCCGCCGTGGCCACTGCTCCGCACGCCGTGGGCGGCTACCTCGCGCTGCGCCGCGGCGACGCCTCGGCGCGGGACACCGCCGCCGCCACGGCTGCCGGCATGCTCGCGGCCGCGGCCGCGGTCGCCCCGCTGCGGGTACCGCGGTCGGCGGTGCTGGCCGCCGCCGCGACGGCCACGGGCGCGGTCGTGGCCGCGGACCGGCGCGCGCGCCGTCGCGGCGCTGCCGCGCTGCGTGACCGGGTGGCGTTGCCGACCCCCGTCCGGCCGCTGCCGCCGGTGTCCGCCGCCGACGCGGCACCGCAGACCGGCGTCGCCCCGCTGCTGGCCCAGCCCGGTGAACTGGTCGTCATCGACGTCACCGTCCCCGAGCCGCGCACCGACCTCGGCACCTGGCGACTCGAGGTGGACGGCGAGGTGGAGCGGCCGCTGTCCCTTCCCCTCCGCGAGCTGCTCGCCCTGCCCCTGGAGGAGCGGGATCTACTGATGATCTGCGTGCACAACCCGGTTGGCGGCGACCGGATGGGTTGTGCCCGCTGGACCGGCATCGGCCTGGCCGAGCTGCTCGGGCGGGCCGGCGTCTCCGACGGCGACGGCTGGCTGGTCGCCGAGGCCGTCGACGGCTACACCAACGTGCTTCCCCTGTCCGTCGCTCGCGCCCACGGCTTCCTCGCCGTCGGCATGGCCGGCCGGCCCCTGCCCCGCGAGCACGGCAGCCCGGCCCGGCTGCTCGTCTCCGGCCGGCACGGGCAGGACGGCAACATCAAGTGGCTGCGGCGCCTCACCGTCACCTCAACCCCGCCGCTGTCCTACTGGGGCTCCCGCGGCTGGGCCGACGGCACCTACCCGGTGCACCCGGCCGCCCGGATCGATGCCCCCGGCCAGCACGCCCACATCGAGCCCGGCGAGATCGTCGTCCGCGGCTACGCCTGGGCGCCGCCGGTCGGCGTCGACTGCGTGCAACTGCAGGTCGACGGCGGCCCGTGGACCGACGCCACCCTCGGCGTCGACCTCGGCCCGGATGCCTGGCGGCCCTGGACGGCCCGCTGGGTGGCCACGCCTGGTCCGCACCGGCTGCGCGTCCGGTGCCGCACGACCACCGGCCAGTGGCAGGAGGAGCAGACCGCGACCCCGTTCCCGCGTGGGGTGCACGGCATCCACGCCGTTCCTGTCCACGTCGGCAGCGGGCCGGTGGTTCCGGCGATCCGACGCCTGGTGAGCGATGGCGCCACACGCATGAGCTGGGCCGCGCGCAGCGTCGCAGCCTGGCGACACCGGGCGTCCAGCGGTTCGACGACCACCTGGAGCGCCGGCGGGACGAGCTGA
- the orn gene encoding oligoribonuclease, protein MAESAGHLVWIDCEMTGLDLTKDKLIEVAVLITDSELNVVDPGLDLIISADEADLDGMTQFVAEMHAKSGLTEAVRAATLTVADAEQQILAYVKRFVPDRRTAPLCGNSIGTDRGFLARDMPELDDHLHYRMVDVSSVKELARRWFPRVYFAQPPKGLAHRALADIIESVRELAYYRRTLFVPAPGPSGDQAKKAADQVVGSFAELLASGDAATA, encoded by the coding sequence GTGGCGGAGAGCGCGGGACACCTGGTCTGGATCGACTGCGAGATGACCGGGCTGGACCTGACCAAGGACAAGCTGATCGAGGTCGCGGTCCTGATCACCGACTCGGAGCTCAACGTCGTGGACCCGGGGCTGGACCTGATCATCTCCGCCGACGAGGCCGACCTCGACGGCATGACCCAGTTCGTCGCGGAGATGCACGCCAAGTCGGGTCTCACCGAGGCCGTCCGGGCGGCGACCCTGACCGTCGCCGACGCCGAGCAGCAGATCCTCGCCTACGTGAAGCGGTTCGTGCCCGACCGGCGCACGGCCCCGCTGTGCGGCAACTCGATCGGCACCGACCGCGGCTTCCTCGCCCGCGACATGCCCGAGCTCGACGACCACCTGCACTACCGGATGGTCGACGTCTCCTCGGTGAAGGAGCTGGCCCGCCGCTGGTTCCCCCGCGTGTACTTCGCCCAGCCCCCCAAGGGGCTCGCCCACCGGGCGCTGGCCGACATCATCGAGTCGGTGCGGGAGCTGGCCTACTACCGGCGCACGCTGTTCGTGCCGGCGCCGGGCCCCAGCGGCGACCAGGCGAAGAAGGCCGCCGACCAGGTCGTCGGCTCGTTCGCCGAGCTGCTCGCGTCCGGGGACGCCGCCACCGCCTGA
- a CDS encoding TetR/AcrR family transcriptional regulator, whose product MTPAGTRLDPGSAAQDTALLADAGRPSRREQILQAAAQLFAERGSRSVGVDDVGAAVGVTGPAIYRHFTSKDAMLAEMLLRISERLADGGRARVATAGPDPAAQLRALIDFQVEFALDNPALIVVHDRDLTSLPDSEAGQVRRLQRRYVEVWVAVLARLHPDAAAAACRARAHAVFGLINSTPHSAGRLDRTAMAALLRGMAWAAATG is encoded by the coding sequence ATGACGCCGGCCGGCACCCGCCTGGACCCGGGCTCCGCCGCCCAGGACACCGCCCTCCTCGCCGACGCCGGGCGCCCGTCCCGGCGGGAGCAGATCCTGCAGGCGGCGGCGCAGCTGTTCGCCGAGCGGGGCTCGCGGTCGGTGGGCGTGGACGACGTCGGCGCGGCGGTCGGGGTGACCGGGCCCGCGATCTACCGGCACTTCACCAGCAAGGACGCGATGCTGGCCGAGATGCTGCTGCGCATCAGCGAGCGGCTGGCCGACGGCGGCCGGGCGCGGGTAGCCACCGCGGGCCCCGATCCGGCGGCCCAGCTGCGCGCCCTGATCGACTTCCAGGTCGAGTTCGCCCTCGACAACCCCGCGCTCATCGTCGTGCACGACCGGGACCTCACCTCGCTGCCCGACAGCGAGGCCGGGCAGGTGCGCCGGCTGCAGCGGCGCTACGTCGAGGTGTGGGTGGCGGTGCTCGCGCGCCTGCACCCGGACGCGGCCGCGGCCGCCTGCCGGGCGCGCGCGCACGCCGTCTTCGGCCTGATCAACTCGACCCCGCACAGCGCCGGCCGGCTCGACCGGACGGCCATGGCCGCGCTGCTGCGCGGCATGGCGTGGGCGGCCGCCACCGGCTGA
- a CDS encoding carboxyl transferase domain-containing protein: MDAPVLPRTPSADPGAAARHAAAHADLVADLAGQLRRVALGGGERARERHTARGKLLPRERVDALLDPGSPFLELSALAAHGLYDGEAPAAGIITGIGRVSGRECVVVANDATVKGGTYYPMTVKKHLRAQEVALQNRLPCIYLVDSGGAFLPMQDEVFPDREHFGRIFFNQANLSKAGIAQIAAVMGSCTAGGAYVPAMSDEAVIVREQGTIFLGGPPLVKAATGEVVSAEDLGGGDLHSRVSGVTDHLADDDAHALQIVRQIVGTLGPREPRPWDVAPVEEPQYPPESLYEVVPPDPRTPYDVREVIARLVDGSRFAEFKPLYGQTLVTGFARLHGHPVGIVANNGVLFAESALKGAHFIELCDRRRIPLVFLQNITGFMVGRDYEAGGIAKHGAKMVTAVACARVPKLTVVIGGSFGAGNYSMCGRAYSPRFLFTWPNSRISVMGGEQAASVLAQVRRDGLEARGEEWSAEDEEAFKAPIRDQYESQGHPYYATARLWDDGVIDPAQTRTVLGLALSACANAPLEDVGYGVFRM, encoded by the coding sequence GTGGACGCACCGGTGCTTCCCCGGACCCCGTCGGCCGACCCCGGGGCGGCCGCTCGTCACGCCGCGGCGCATGCCGACCTGGTCGCCGACCTGGCCGGGCAGCTGCGGCGGGTGGCCCTCGGGGGCGGTGAGCGCGCCCGCGAGCGGCACACCGCACGCGGCAAGCTGCTGCCCCGCGAGCGGGTCGACGCCCTGCTCGATCCCGGCAGCCCCTTCCTCGAGCTCTCGGCGCTGGCCGCGCACGGGCTCTACGACGGCGAGGCGCCGGCCGCCGGCATCATCACCGGCATCGGCCGGGTGTCCGGACGGGAGTGCGTCGTCGTCGCCAACGACGCCACCGTCAAGGGCGGCACCTACTACCCGATGACGGTGAAGAAGCACCTGCGTGCGCAGGAGGTGGCGCTCCAGAACCGGCTGCCGTGCATCTACCTGGTCGACTCGGGCGGGGCGTTCCTGCCGATGCAGGACGAGGTGTTCCCCGACCGCGAGCACTTCGGCCGGATCTTCTTCAACCAGGCGAACCTCTCCAAGGCGGGTATCGCCCAGATCGCTGCGGTCATGGGGTCCTGCACCGCCGGTGGCGCCTACGTCCCGGCGATGAGCGACGAGGCGGTCATCGTCCGCGAGCAGGGCACCATCTTCCTCGGCGGCCCACCGCTGGTGAAGGCGGCGACCGGGGAGGTCGTGTCGGCCGAGGACCTCGGTGGAGGAGACCTGCACAGCCGGGTCAGCGGCGTCACCGACCACCTGGCCGACGACGACGCGCACGCCCTCCAGATCGTCCGGCAGATCGTCGGCACGCTCGGGCCGCGGGAACCGCGGCCGTGGGACGTGGCACCGGTCGAGGAGCCGCAGTACCCGCCGGAGTCGCTGTACGAGGTCGTGCCGCCGGATCCGCGCACGCCGTACGACGTCCGCGAGGTCATCGCCCGGCTGGTCGACGGGAGCCGGTTCGCCGAGTTCAAACCGCTCTACGGGCAGACGCTGGTCACCGGATTCGCCCGGCTGCACGGGCATCCGGTCGGGATCGTCGCCAACAACGGCGTGCTCTTCGCCGAGTCGGCGCTCAAGGGCGCCCACTTCATCGAGCTCTGCGACCGCCGACGGATTCCGCTGGTGTTCCTGCAGAACATCACCGGGTTCATGGTCGGCCGCGACTACGAGGCCGGCGGCATCGCCAAGCACGGCGCCAAGATGGTCACCGCCGTGGCCTGCGCGCGGGTGCCGAAGCTGACCGTGGTCATCGGCGGCTCGTTCGGCGCCGGGAACTACTCCATGTGCGGGCGGGCGTACTCGCCCCGGTTCCTCTTCACCTGGCCCAACTCGCGCATCTCGGTGATGGGCGGTGAGCAGGCGGCCTCGGTGCTGGCGCAGGTGCGCCGCGACGGCCTGGAGGCGCGCGGTGAGGAGTGGTCGGCCGAGGACGAGGAGGCGTTCAAGGCGCCGATCCGCGATCAGTACGAGTCGCAGGGGCACCCCTACTACGCCACCGCGCGGCTGTGGGACGACGGCGTCATCGACCCGGCGCAGACCCGCACGGTCCTCGGCCTGGCCCTGTCCGCCTGCGCCAACGCGCCGTTGGAGGACGTCGGCTACGGCGTCTTCCGGATGTGA
- a CDS encoding biotin carboxylase N-terminal domain-containing protein gives MFQTVLVANRGEIAVRVIRTLREMGVRSVAVHSDADAGALHTRLADVAVRLGPAPAAQSYLSIERVLDAAARTGAQAVHPGYGFLSENVEFARACEKAGIVFIGPPVAAIEAMGDKIRAKQTVVAAGVPVVPGRSEPGMSDDEVAEAAVAAGFPVLLKPSAGGGGKGMRVVRSQGQLPDAIAGARREALSSFGDDTLLVERYVGNSRHIEVQVLGDAYGNVVHLGERECSLQRRHQKVIEEAPSPLLDDAMRASMGRAAVEAAKAVGYTGAGTVEFIVDADRPRDFFFLEMNTRLQVEHPVTELITGLDLVEQQVRIAAGERLPIDQSDVSLDGHAIEARLYAEDPARGFLPQAGSVLGLVEPAGPGIRMDSSLAVGTRVGTDYDPMLAKVVAWAPDRETARARLVGALGQTAVLGVATNAAFLWALLTDDDVVAGRLDTGLIERRGEQLTAAEEPAPHVYAAAALALLGEAEPAGPVVDRWDVPDGWRLGEPAWTVRRLQLPGADPVTVRVRGRAASAEVAVGDAVPAAAKAVRDGDRLTVTYDGLTSSYALVHDGGTVWLAAGGHVTALREQERLSTAAGGAAGDGVVTSPMPGTVTVVRASVGDEVAVGTPLLVVEAMKMEHVLTAPVAGTVAELGVTAGQTVALDERVALVTPAAAPEQQEN, from the coding sequence ATGTTCCAGACAGTGCTCGTGGCCAACCGGGGCGAGATCGCCGTGCGGGTGATCCGCACGCTGCGTGAGATGGGTGTCCGGTCGGTCGCCGTCCACAGCGACGCCGACGCCGGGGCGCTGCACACCCGGCTGGCCGACGTCGCCGTCCGTCTCGGCCCGGCGCCCGCGGCGCAGAGCTACCTGTCGATCGAGCGGGTGCTCGACGCCGCCGCCCGCACCGGTGCGCAGGCGGTCCACCCCGGCTACGGCTTCCTGTCGGAGAACGTGGAGTTCGCCCGCGCGTGCGAGAAGGCGGGGATCGTCTTCATCGGTCCGCCGGTCGCGGCCATCGAGGCGATGGGCGACAAGATCCGCGCCAAGCAGACCGTGGTGGCCGCCGGCGTCCCGGTGGTGCCGGGCCGCAGCGAGCCGGGCATGAGCGATGACGAGGTGGCCGAGGCCGCCGTCGCCGCGGGCTTCCCGGTCCTGCTCAAGCCCAGTGCAGGTGGGGGTGGCAAGGGCATGCGGGTGGTGCGGTCGCAAGGCCAGCTGCCCGACGCGATCGCCGGCGCCCGGCGGGAGGCGCTCAGCTCCTTCGGCGACGACACCCTGCTGGTGGAGCGCTACGTCGGGAACTCGCGGCACATCGAGGTGCAGGTCCTCGGCGACGCGTACGGCAACGTCGTCCACCTCGGCGAGCGGGAGTGCAGCCTGCAGCGGCGGCACCAGAAGGTGATCGAGGAGGCGCCGTCCCCGCTGCTCGACGACGCGATGCGCGCGTCGATGGGCCGCGCTGCCGTGGAGGCGGCGAAGGCGGTGGGCTACACCGGTGCCGGCACGGTGGAGTTCATCGTGGACGCCGACCGGCCACGCGACTTCTTCTTCCTGGAGATGAACACCCGGCTGCAGGTCGAGCACCCGGTGACCGAGCTGATCACCGGCCTGGACCTGGTCGAGCAGCAGGTCCGCATCGCCGCGGGAGAGCGGCTGCCCATCGACCAGAGCGACGTCTCCCTGGACGGGCACGCCATCGAGGCCCGGCTCTACGCCGAGGACCCGGCCCGGGGCTTCCTCCCGCAGGCGGGAAGTGTGCTGGGCCTGGTCGAGCCGGCCGGACCGGGCATCCGCATGGACAGCTCGCTGGCGGTCGGCACGCGCGTCGGCACCGACTACGACCCGATGCTCGCCAAGGTCGTCGCCTGGGCGCCGGACCGGGAGACCGCCCGGGCACGGCTGGTGGGCGCCCTCGGGCAGACCGCCGTGCTGGGGGTCGCCACGAACGCGGCCTTCCTGTGGGCGCTGCTCACCGACGACGACGTCGTCGCCGGGAGGCTCGACACCGGGCTGATCGAGCGCCGCGGCGAGCAGCTGACGGCGGCCGAGGAGCCGGCGCCGCACGTCTACGCCGCGGCGGCCCTCGCCCTGCTGGGGGAGGCAGAGCCGGCCGGTCCGGTCGTCGACCGCTGGGACGTGCCCGACGGCTGGCGGCTCGGGGAGCCCGCGTGGACGGTCCGCCGGCTGCAGCTGCCCGGCGCCGATCCGGTGACCGTGCGGGTACGCGGGCGCGCGGCCTCCGCCGAGGTCGCCGTGGGGGATGCGGTGCCGGCGGCGGCGAAGGCGGTCCGGGACGGCGACCGGCTGACGGTCACCTACGACGGGCTGACGTCGTCCTACGCGCTGGTGCACGACGGCGGGACCGTCTGGCTGGCCGCGGGCGGGCACGTCACCGCGCTGCGCGAGCAGGAGCGGCTGTCCACCGCGGCCGGCGGGGCCGCGGGTGACGGCGTCGTCACCTCCCCGATGCCGGGGACGGTGACGGTGGTGCGGGCCTCGGTCGGCGACGAGGTGGCGGTGGGCACCCCGCTGCTGGTCGTCGAGGCGATGAAGATGGAGCACGTGCTCACCGCCCCGGTCGCGGGGACGGTGGCCGAGCTCGGTGTGACGGCGGGCCAGACGGTCGCGCTGGACGAGCGGGTGGCGCTGGTGACCCCGGCGGCCGCGCCTGAGCAGCAGGAGAACTGA
- a CDS encoding acyl-CoA dehydrogenase family protein, which produces MLDYRLSDETEALRKTVREFAQEVIAPQIGGFYERDEFPTGIVRQMGELGLFGLPFPEEYGGAGGTYFDLCVALEELARVDSSMAITVEAGVSLGAMPIYRFGTPAQKQEWLPRLCTGEALGAFGLTEPGGGSDAGATRTTARLEDGHWVINGSKAFITNSGTDLTSLVTVTAVTGTKPDGGKEISAIIVPSGTPGFTVGQRYSKVGWNASDTRELSFDDCRVPEENLVGERGRGYAQFLSILDEGRIAISALSVGLAQGCVDESVKYAGEREAFGQPIGRNQAVQFMIADMEVRASTARLAYYRAAEKMLRGEPFKREASIAKLYSSEVAMDNARYATQVHGGYGFMNEFPVGRFYRDAKILEIGEGTSEVQRMLIARDLGVG; this is translated from the coding sequence ATGTTGGACTACCGGCTCAGCGACGAGACCGAGGCCCTCCGGAAGACCGTGCGCGAGTTCGCGCAGGAGGTCATCGCCCCGCAGATCGGCGGGTTCTACGAGCGCGACGAGTTCCCCACCGGGATCGTGCGGCAGATGGGCGAGCTCGGGCTGTTCGGTCTGCCGTTCCCCGAGGAGTACGGCGGCGCGGGCGGCACCTACTTCGACCTCTGCGTGGCGCTGGAGGAGCTGGCCCGCGTCGACAGCTCGATGGCGATCACGGTCGAGGCGGGGGTCTCGCTCGGCGCCATGCCGATCTACCGGTTCGGCACGCCAGCGCAGAAGCAGGAGTGGCTGCCCCGGCTGTGCACCGGGGAGGCGCTGGGTGCGTTCGGCCTGACCGAGCCCGGGGGCGGATCCGACGCCGGGGCGACCCGCACGACCGCGCGCCTGGAGGACGGGCACTGGGTCATCAACGGCTCGAAGGCCTTCATCACCAACTCCGGCACCGACCTGACCTCGCTGGTGACGGTGACCGCGGTGACCGGCACGAAGCCGGACGGCGGCAAGGAGATCTCGGCGATCATCGTGCCGTCGGGGACGCCGGGGTTCACGGTCGGCCAGCGCTACTCGAAGGTCGGCTGGAACGCCTCCGACACCCGCGAGCTGTCCTTCGACGACTGCCGGGTGCCCGAGGAGAACCTGGTGGGGGAGCGGGGCCGCGGCTACGCGCAGTTCCTCTCCATCCTCGACGAGGGCCGGATCGCCATCTCGGCGCTGTCGGTCGGGCTGGCGCAGGGCTGCGTCGACGAGTCGGTGAAGTACGCCGGTGAGCGGGAGGCGTTCGGGCAGCCGATCGGCCGCAACCAGGCCGTGCAGTTCATGATCGCCGACATGGAGGTGCGGGCCTCCACCGCGCGGCTGGCGTACTACCGGGCGGCGGAGAAGATGCTGCGCGGTGAGCCGTTCAAGCGCGAGGCCTCGATCGCCAAGCTGTACAGCTCCGAGGTCGCGATGGACAACGCCCGCTACGCGACCCAGGTGCACGGTGGCTACGGGTTCATGAACGAGTTCCCGGTCGGCCGGTTCTACCGGGACGCCAAGATCCTGGAGATCGGCGAGGGGACCAGCGAGGTGCAGCGGATGCTCATCGCGCGCGACCTCGGCGTCGGCTGA
- a CDS encoding LuxR family transcriptional regulator — protein sequence MADTQTPTDLSVLADELLDRARTEHAGRAGRTLPHPVDGLRQTVIALRAGAELAEHETPGPASLLVVRGAVRLVAGDLTVPVTGSQVTPVPDRRHSLHADEDAVVLLTVAVPRRAPAAR from the coding sequence ATGGCCGACACCCAGACCCCGACGGATCTGTCCGTGCTCGCCGATGAGCTGCTCGACCGGGCCCGCACCGAGCACGCGGGCCGGGCGGGGCGCACGCTGCCGCACCCGGTCGACGGACTGCGGCAGACGGTGATCGCCCTGCGCGCCGGCGCAGAGCTGGCCGAGCACGAGACCCCCGGCCCGGCGAGCCTGCTGGTCGTGCGCGGAGCTGTGCGCCTGGTGGCCGGCGACCTGACGGTGCCGGTGACCGGCTCGCAGGTCACTCCCGTCCCCGACCGCCGGCACAGCCTGCACGCCGACGAGGACGCCGTCGTCCTGCTGACCGTGGCGGTGCCCCGGCGGGCGCCTGCCGCGCGCTGA
- a CDS encoding NADPH:quinone reductase, whose protein sequence is MRAISYTQPGDPDVLQLVERPLPEPGPGEVRVRVAFSGVNPTDWKSRTRAQPGPDGQVPNQDGSGTVDAVGQGVDPAVLGQRVWIWEAAWQRAWGTAAEFTVVPARHVVLLGEDPSFELGAALGIPFLTAHRCLSVAESLPDRLGPGTLSGHTVLVQGGAGAVGNAAIQLARWSDATVIATVSSPRKAQLAAAAGADHVVHYREQDVVAEVRKVAPEGVDAIVEVSAAVNAAVDAQVIGMHGAVAMYADDGGAEITVPVRAQMGPNARWQFVLVYTEPERAKVLGIEDVATAVADGAIRVGDDAGLPLHVFPLAETAAAHQAVQDGAVGKVLVDVTR, encoded by the coding sequence GTGCGAGCGATCTCCTACACCCAGCCCGGTGACCCCGACGTCCTGCAGCTCGTCGAGCGCCCTCTGCCCGAGCCCGGTCCCGGCGAGGTGCGCGTCCGCGTCGCCTTCTCCGGGGTGAACCCCACCGACTGGAAGTCGCGGACCAGGGCGCAGCCCGGACCGGACGGGCAGGTGCCGAACCAGGACGGGTCCGGCACCGTCGACGCCGTCGGCCAGGGCGTCGACCCGGCGGTGCTCGGCCAGCGGGTGTGGATCTGGGAGGCCGCCTGGCAGCGGGCCTGGGGCACCGCCGCCGAGTTCACCGTGGTCCCGGCGCGGCACGTCGTGCTGCTGGGCGAGGACCCGTCGTTCGAGCTGGGCGCAGCCCTGGGCATCCCGTTCCTGACCGCGCACCGCTGCCTCAGCGTCGCCGAGTCCCTGCCCGACCGGCTCGGGCCCGGCACCCTCAGCGGGCACACCGTCCTCGTGCAGGGCGGCGCCGGCGCCGTCGGCAACGCGGCGATCCAGCTCGCCCGCTGGTCCGACGCCACCGTGATCGCCACGGTGAGCAGCCCGCGCAAGGCCCAGCTCGCGGCGGCGGCCGGCGCCGACCACGTCGTCCACTACCGGGAGCAGGACGTCGTCGCCGAGGTCCGCAAGGTCGCGCCGGAGGGCGTCGATGCGATCGTGGAGGTGTCGGCCGCGGTCAACGCCGCCGTCGACGCCCAGGTGATCGGCATGCACGGAGCGGTCGCCATGTACGCCGACGACGGCGGAGCCGAGATCACCGTGCCGGTGCGTGCGCAGATGGGGCCCAACGCCCGCTGGCAGTTCGTGCTCGTCTACACCGAGCCGGAGCGGGCCAAGGTGCTCGGCATCGAGGACGTCGCCACCGCGGTGGCCGACGGCGCGATCCGGGTCGGCGACGATGCCGGGCTGCCGCTGCACGTCTTCCCCCTCGCCGAGACCGCGGCCGCCCACCAGGCGGTGCAGGACGGCGCCGTCGGCAAGGTGCTGGTCGACGTCACCCGGTGA
- a CDS encoding cupin domain-containing protein encodes MAHDPTAGGTDHWHAPLRHVRAAELSTDTGQSSGMTRREAVSGKSVGAEKVWMGEAHVAAGTASANHHHGDSETGIYVVSGRPVFVFARDGEEVRLTPEPGDYVFVPPWTPHREENPGDEEAVVVLARSSQEAVVVNLAPGSLTEL; translated from the coding sequence ATGGCACACGACCCCACCGCCGGCGGCACCGACCACTGGCACGCACCGCTGCGCCACGTCCGGGCGGCCGAGCTCTCGACCGACACCGGCCAGAGCAGCGGCATGACCCGCAGGGAAGCGGTGTCCGGCAAGAGCGTCGGGGCGGAGAAGGTCTGGATGGGCGAGGCGCACGTCGCGGCGGGCACCGCGTCGGCGAACCACCACCACGGCGACTCCGAGACCGGCATCTACGTCGTCTCCGGCCGGCCGGTGTTCGTCTTCGCCCGCGACGGCGAGGAGGTCCGGCTGACCCCGGAGCCCGGCGACTACGTGTTCGTGCCGCCGTGGACGCCGCACCGCGAGGAGAACCCGGGCGACGAGGAGGCGGTCGTCGTCCTGGCGCGCAGCAGCCAGGAGGCGGTCGTGGTCAACCTCGCGCCGGGCTCGCTCACCGAGCTCTGA